TTCTGAACTCTTAAATCGTTTTGCCATGTCTTTAAACCTATTATTACTATTCTCATCCTCGTCACATTTTCTCTTTTTCTGTTCGTCAGAATCCTGACGTTCACTAGATCTATCATCAAATGACTCCTCGTCATCATCAAAATTCTCATAGTCGTCATACAACTGTTCATAATTTTTCACTTTACTCGCTACCTCTTGAATTTTCTCATTCTGATCTTTCATTTGCTTATCGAACGAACTTTTCATAACTTCCAACAAGTTAAGAATCTTGTCCTTGGCAGATTTAACCATACTCGACGAGCTGGCTTTTTCCTCAACCTTTTTAGGCGCTTTCGCCGGCGCTTTGCCTTTATTCactttttctttaactttttcaCCTGATTCCAAACTTTCTTCGAAGTTGTATCTCTCGATCCTTTACTAGCATCCGCCATTACGACGGAAGTGAAAAAATCACACCACGTGCGCCCTAAAATTCGCCTCGTTTCACTAAATTAAATTTACTAGATATGCACTACGTGCATACAAATTTGTGTCAATAACTAATCAAACAAACTAGaatgaaattttcaataaaatcgatcTACGACCgattaaaaaatcttaaactaCGAGGCGTGTTTCTTGCAGAATTGCAACCGGAAAAGTGATCTGCGCATGCGCAACCGAATCTCAGGTAAGCCTGAACGAAATtcttaaacgaaaaaaaaaattgttttatacttctagaaacaaatgaaaacaacacATGCAATGGTTGCATACTCCCAAGAGATTGTCAAGACAGACAAGGTCTTAATGATTCTTCGCCAACAACACTGTGTGACATATATCCTGTAGACAGTATTGGCTTCGAGGCACGTTGTGATATGGACACGCCGCCTGGTGGATGGACCGTGATACAGCGCAGAGTAAATGATAGTGACTTCAAAAGAAACTGGGAAGAGTACAAAGAAGGATTTGGTAATCTGAATGGTAACTTCTGGTTAGGCAATGACAAAATATGGAAATTAACAAACGGGGGACATTACAAATTACGAGTTGACCTTGTAGATCAAAACGGAGATAAGGGTTATGCAGAGTACAGTTCATTTTCCATCGGAGATGAATCTTCTAAATATACCTTGAATATTTCAGGACACAGTGGAACAGCGAATGACAGCTTGATAACCAGGCATAACGGAATGAAGTTCAGCACTTTTGATCAAGACAATGATAATTACGAAACCAAATGCGCAGTTGAATTTGGAGGAGGTTGGTGGTACAGTGACTGTCAGTCTTCGAACTTGAACGGACCTTATGGTAGTCAAGCTGATAATCAAGGGATGACGTGGAAAGATTGGAGAAATTCATCAGTGTCTATGTTATTCACAGAAATGAAAATACGACGGGAATAATACCTCCACAAGGAGACCTATTTGTGAATTTAGTTAATTAGATGTCGATGATAAGAACATTATTTTATGCTGTATTTATACCGTTTCATGATGTCAGAAAATTGATACCCTAGCAAAGGAAAGACTTAACTAGTATCTGATAAtttgatgaaaataatatatcccaaacattGACTTTATCGTTGAATATCGTTCGAATGCATATAATAATATAACTTGGGTAGAGCACTTATCATATCAATCCTACGAGAAGCGGTAAAATCACGATCCTATGCAACTGATTAAATACTTTGTAAATTTCTTTCAACCGACAACTAATGAATTATAACTATAAATAAGGGTTGTTTAAACATTGGCGTACACCGACTTGCTTGAAATCTTAATATCTTGTAATGTGTTCCCAAGTGCTTatagaaattaatgaaaataacatttacaatggttaataataaaatctataaaaaaaatcctttggaagcaaagaatgcaaccaagaagaataatagcagactcggtttgatttagtagTAAACATACATGTGATATTAACAAAAGGGTTGTATGATGTTTACCCTGTTGACAGTGTTGGCTTCGTTGTACCACACCACCTGGTGGACGAACTAAGATACAGCGTAGAATATCTGACagtgatttttaaaagaaactggGGAAATATTATTGAGTATGTTTTTTTATCTGGAGGTTATAACTGTTTAGGCAATGACAAAATATGGAAACTAGCAAACATTGGACAGCACAAAGTATGAGTTGATCTCACAGTCCAGCACGCAGAGAACAATTCATTTACAAATGGGAATTCATCTTCTACGTTTACATTGAATATGTTAGGACTGTGGAACATGGAGTGGCTGCATGTTTTTCCAGGCATAAAGGCATAAAATTTAGCACTTTTGCCCAGATATTGACATTTACTAAAATTATTGTGCAGACAGATTTCGTGGAAGTTGTTGGTACAGTAACTATCAACCTTAGAACCTAAATGGACCTTACGGTAGTCAGGAAACTTGGAATGACTTAGAAGCCATGGAGAAATCAGTCAGTGTTTATGAGAAAAGAAAATTGGCCAGAAGAATGGAACGTTTTCTTAATTATTTGTTGCAAGAAAAGTTATTCAAGCTTTTTAAAAATTCTGAATTATCTAACCTTTGACTGAAATGTTACCAAAATGATACTATTGTTCAAAACTTTGCTTGAATTATGAAAGATGTGAGATAAGATCATGTATATTTATTGAATTGATTGCCGGACAAAAGTCAAAACTCTTGGCTTTAGGACCGATTTCTTCTGCGGACTTGTAAACTTTACGACGACGCTAAATATCAGTAAGAATGATTACGTAGGGTACTTTTCCAGTACAAGTAcgttattttattcaataaaaggAACCATGATCTAAAATAATGCCTTCGACTCTCGTGGAGTTTGCCATCATATATATTCATTGAATTGATTGCCGGACAAAAGTCAAAACTCTTGGCTTTAGGACCGATTTCTTCTGCGGACTTGTAAACTTTACGACGACGCTAAATATCAGTAAGAATGATTACGTAGGGTACTTTTCCAGTACAAGTAcgttattttattcaattaaagGTACCATGATCTAAAATAATGCCTTCGACTCTCGAGGAGTTTGCCAAGCCGGATCAAACTGATGGGTTCCAGGCCTGGCGGCAAAGAAGTCCACTCAAGCATTACAGATCAAAgtactgttataataatgttctatatgtattgtattacatgcctgtataaattctgtaaacattACCGCAAatagcaaatcactaaatgagatatattatttcgattctaacacgttatcacgGACTTTAAAGTAAActcttgtcggcatgcattagatatttgccagttttcaatcgggttcttttccagcgcgcagctacgccgcttgacgctatgacgtaatagttgtgacgtcagaacagtgaattattgtttaataattcactgttcccaaccttttttgtttaattaataggaaaatgaatcggatcgtgttagaatgattttttaaGCTGGCTGTACTTGCAAAATGCATGTGCATGCTAATTTTTGTTACTATCAGTGCAAATTTAGCATTCTTAAGTCTAAACttcaaaagtaaaaacttaataaaataaacacGGACTCAGCGTgcgtaaacaaaaaaaaatccacacgGCATGCCAATGAGGTACTAAATGAGAGTTCGATTTTAAATGTCGTCCGTAATGTTATGGTGTGTATTGTgtgtaaaatactttttaagtgttttatgGAGGTATATAATTAATTGAGTTCTGCAACTGTAGCTTGTTCTATAATGTGGCATTTGACTGTCGTGGATTATATCAAACATATCatactcggcgcttgcgcgcctcagGTGATACAGGTCTTGCGAATTCCCTCGAGTCGAATACAACATTCAGCTTTTGCATTGGTCCATGCTTGCGGACTCAAGCTATACCTGCACTGATTCTTGAAAAAAACTACAACTCAATTTGAGCAGCTGGTGTCGCATACAATGGCTCTATAATTATTCTTTTATAAGGATATAGAATTGCACATTATATGTAAagtaataattacattttaattaaacatttccaTGTACAGTAAAACATAACAACAAAATAagctttgaaataaataaataacaaacaaagtCTCAAAGAATCAAGTTCTGATATAGTGGTACAGGTGCTCGTTGTTACCCTCGCTAAGGGTATAATACCCGAGCCCTGAGGCATCCCAACATACAGACTCCCCTTGTGGTTCATCTATGTATGTAACTTTTGTTCCTGGTGTCTGCAGAGTGGCTAAATAGTCATTGCTTCCTCCCATGTTCCAATAAAATACAGCGTGGTGGGCCttgaatgaaaaaaagaaatatctttttcgTCATAGGTATACAGTTACCACTATGGTTGTTTAAATAAGTTAAACTTTTCAGTAAACATCCTTTTTGAAGATCTTCTCCTAAAAATCatgatacaatgtacatgtataaggaAAGATGAACTGAATATCTATAActgttttatgaaacaaatggTTAAAAATCGCAAATGATACAAATAGTTTATATCTGGTTCTGTTAGAGTGACTTTGGCTAAATAATGAAACTCCTACCGGTTGTCTAAAAGCTAAGATCGACTTAATATTGTACAACTATTGGCACTGCGAATATTTTGTACATTGTTAATTTGTGCAACATTGTGTAAATGATATCTTTGGTTCTAACAGATATTCATCAGGCCATTTTCGGGACATTTACATGAAACGCAAACGATGTATTAAAGGGGTTTTCATTTCCTTTCACTCGTCTAACAAAATTATCACCCAATGAACTTACTGCAAATGTAGCTTTTGTTCAGACAGGCCTGTATAACGATAGAATGTTTtttgaaaacaacgaaaaagacaaACGAAGAAGATGTTTCTTTACCTTGGTTTTATGCAAGCCGGTATTAAAGGTGAGGACCAGCAATTATGCAATAGCATAATTGTATGCACAGTACTTCAGTATCAAGGGAATGATTGTTATAATCATGTGTTAGTTAGCTGTTTAGTGCAATAATGTGGGTGGACAGGCTCTTTCTGACCAACCATATTTACAGTTTATATAACATTCACTATTCTGCCTGAATTCTGCCTCGTGTATGAAGTTGAAGGGTTGTATCACGTGACTTATTACCTTTATAAGTACTTCATTCCCGTCAAACGAAATATCACCTCCCACTGGGTCAAATGTTGGTGATTCAATGTTTAATATTGCCGTTGAACTGACATCCACTCTAGAACCTGTACCCCAAGCATGGTTTGGTAATGCTGCAATAGTTCCGTGGGCATTATGTACTTTAGATATAATGTAAAGGTTTGCATTTGGGTCTATCATCAAAGTTTCACAATCTTTTTGATTCCATCTGTAAAATGAGATAGATTTAATAGCGTTTTCAGCAGAAAATAGTACataaaagttttacatagaaacGGTTATTGCCAAATACAATTAGTCCGATAATAATGAACGTGTTGACATTTTTCGATATGTGAAATATACATAATCACCTACCAATTGAATTCATGTTAAAAATGAGGTTGGCTAATACCAAACTTGTTTAAATTCCCGTGATCTCTTGTCCAAGTTTATTGGCCGTTCCAAGGTGCTGTCTCTACTTCAAATTTGCCTTTTCCGTATCGTTACATATGTAGCGTTGTTACATGCATTTTGTAGTTAAGCTCCCCGATCACCTTACTTGAATAAGGATTTAGTGGCTATATCATAACTCATCTCTTTAAATATTATCCTTCTGACGGGTATATGCAATACTTAGCCTTTTATGACATCCATATGCAGTCTGTTCATTTGTGACAAGATTAACAATGTCCGACTGTGAATGCATTTGATGGGCTCAGCGGTAATAATAAACTGACAGTAAGACTGTTGTGTTCCAGTCGTACATAATATTTTTAGGAAAACACGTGTGATATCAGTCAGTGATTAATAACAAAAATAGCTTTTTGTGGTTAATTGCTTTAAGATGAACTGTGTTAAGAGGGCAGTCACAAAATGCATCGTAATTaactttataatattattaaattagGACAGATGCGTTATTTTTCGTCTTTCCTTAGCTTAAGAATACAATATAATCAAACTCTTAATGTTCGCATGTCCAACTGGAAAAAAGAATTATGCATTACAAGTGAAATATAGAAAAGGACAAAGAATTAACTGCAACCATTGACATAGGAGACGCGGAACTTGCAACGCTGTTTAGATTGTTCTGAAAAAGGTTGACCAGCCATAATACTAACAAAACGTTCTTCCAATTGTTATTAACtactatattatcaaaataaagtaCCTTCAGATCAATCTACTCTTAAGATGGGTCAATTTCACCCTTTTAAGACTTTTCTGTCCGTGAATTAATGTTGGGGGATCAAAACGTATGTTGTCCCCGTATAATATTCTCAATGTTTGTCCTTCTGCCCTCTATGGTgctaaaacaattttatataagGTGTGACTTCTTAACACTTACGAGAACTCTAGTTTATCAATGGAACTGACAAGAATGTGCATGTGATTTTGAAAAGCGTCCGGTTCTGCAATTCTGTAAATATTATTCAATGCTCCTTTTCCACCGTCACCAAAGTCGCCTGTAAATGAATTATCAAAACGTATTGCTTTTCAAATCGTATAGTGCTGGTAGACAAAAAAAAGTTCGTCGGATCTGTATAAAGACGACCGAAAACTGTATATGCATATGAATAAGAAATTTGCTAGGCTGCTCCATTATCTGAATTTACcaactttttgtttcttttttatttttgaattcgTCTTAGATAAATATCTTGGTcatctttgaaattaatttatttcctaGATCTCTAtatcatattcattttatgttcataaatcGATGTGGTTCGTTAGATTCTAATTTGTTATGGAAATTGCTATCGCTGATTTTTACTAAAGTTTCAATCACTCAAGATAAGACTTTCTCACCTATATAAATACAGAAGTCACTTGGACCAGCATGGCATCGCCCAATAGCTATATCCTCCCAGTCATTCGAGGTCACACCAGATAGCTCGATCGTCGCCTCACGATGTCCCGATGATGCACTGATGACGTAGATTTCCGCGTGACCACCATGGTCGTTATGAGTGTATAAAAAGCCCGGGTGTTTGCGGCTTGCTGCCAGTCCCGATGCTTCAGTAATCTTATCTGATTTCACGGTGCCGACTTGTGTTGGATGGAACGAAGGTGCTGTCAAGGATGTTAAATTCTATACTTACAACtgaatacaataaataaatacatcatAAAGGGATATTATGCCCAAAATTCAGATGTGATCAAAGAAAATTAACAAATATTGTACATTATCTGTGTATACgcaatctggaaaaaaaacagttttgtttggATAAAAAGTATTTAGTGTGCTTTGTTAACATAATACACGTTATATAAAGGTAGAACTATTTGTACCGTAAAAAATggcaacattttaacatttgtgtaTTGACTGTTGCTACATGACATTTCATTATAAATGCAGCTTTACATAGTAATTAGATCTACATAATTTTATAATGCGGATTTTctaagtttgaaacatttaaaggtAATATGTTATGACAAAATAGTGTACCGAAATATGCACAGTATAACTTTAAAGTTAGATAAATTTGGTGGTGTATAATAATATACAAAGAAGCCCGTTTCCACCTgcatgcttctttttttttttttttttttgtcgttcgGAAACTCTAAGTATATGTGGGATGCTGGCGGGACATACTTAAATGATGCATAATGTTGACCCAGTTCCTCAAACGTCAATACAATTAATATTCTTTATTATGAATAATACAGACACTGGCTATCAAGTTTTACCGTAAGAATGTATATGTAATGAATGCACTTGGTTTTATTTCCCGGGTACAATTTTATCTCTGATATTGTGATGAATTGATTGCATTTAACCAATTCTACACACTTCGATATACTGTTGTAGAAAGATAAAGTATACATAAGTGAAAACAGGTGTCTGTCTTTTATCacataaaagaaatttacatcaTTTTTACTGATCGTCAGTtttaataatatgtatttaaaaccaACAGGAATCAAAGGTATAAGTTACAAATCTAGAAGTGTACGTCGGACTTGCCAAAACGACGTAGAATTTAATCTTGTCATAATCAGCTTCTTACTGCAAGAATTGATATATGtttatttctatacaaaattGTGTTATTAAGAGGGTCTCCTTATAGTTCTTGACAGAAGCAACGGCGAAGTTTTGAGGAAGTTTTATAGTGTCCACCCAGTTATTCGTATGGCAATTTCAATAGTTCATTCAAGACAAGCGAAATTTCTTCCTAAATTTATCAACAACAGTAAAAGgtctgatgatgataataatgataaagcgCGGGCACTGCTAGTTTACGATTACTGGAATATGACACGAACCGTGTACAAACACTTATTGCGTACATGACAGTTCATGGAACTTCGTTTTATTTGTCAGCGTATTGCATTTAAAACAATGCATATTTTATGAGAACCGAATCCGTGCGTATGCCTTTCGtatcatttttcttactttgggATTCGATCCCTTGAGTGTTTGAAAGGGGAAGAGATGCAAGTTTCTGGTCTCTTTGTTTAGATGGACTTGAGTGGcactttcatttgatatattcGTGATAAAGATgtcatattttattcaattttttttctattacaaACCCAAATGTTATGTTATGTTCCTACTTATAAACCGAAATAACAGTGATTCTGCTCCATTcttatatatacaataaatacaGTTATATTAATTTTCCCGACATTAGTCTGATATTATTCCTCCAGTTTGACTTTCATTCAAGGGCATGTTGAACGAAGTACGCAATAAAAGATAggttttagatttaaaactttccTCTTGTAAACCGCATATCAGATAACTGTGCTTTTCGTTTGAGGAGACAGCAGAAAACATTCACAATCGAGCGAAGAAGATAATtttaaagactctatagttttcactgtttaattaatGTTTCGGCCCTAAGGCctgtatcaaaatgacaaattacgGCATAGCGTTCTCTCAatacaacaacaaattaaatagtATTGAGAGAAATCCTTGATGTAGAGAATTACTCgtgatttgtcattttgataaaaggccttaaggccgaaacgttaattttgttttgttttgggttcaacagtatttcagtcatgtaacgacgggcagttaagctaaccagtgttcctggattctataccagtactaacctgttccccgcaagtaactgccaacttccccacatgaattatcagaggtgggggacgaatgatttcagacacaatgtcttttatcaaatcgtcacggagaacatacagggatcgaactcgcgaccctgcgatctgtagaccgatgctctccctactgagctaagcgggtgggtccCCGAaataaaacagagtgaaaactAAAGAGTCTTTGAACATCCGATACTCCTTTTGGTAAAAGCAGTGTTAAGATATTTTAGTTTATAAACACTAGCTGTACTAGGCAAAAGCGGGTGGCTTCCATAGGTTTAAAGTAGGCTGATACAGACTTATAAAATTGGatgacaaaagaaaaacaaaaatttgcatttaaaagataatatagGTCGACAAATAGCAATAGCTAGTGCAGTGTAATAAGTACTGTTATTTCACGGCTTAACCGTAAACCTATTCCAAAGAGAAAATGACTCAGTTTTCGCAACTTGATCTAAAATTTATATACAGGTTTCAAAATTACGAACCTATAGAACCTTCACAATCAATTTCAACAGTGAAAATAACCATCTTGAGAAGTCTTACGTCGACaattatatatttcttgtttCCTTACAATTTGTTTCCTTACAAAGAGCATTTGCTTATTTCATAAAAaactttttgtgttttttcaaaatttgaatgtggttaaagcaaataaaattaattaaatttgtaTTAATTGCATAATATGATTTTCTTGGATATTTTTACCAACAGTGAAagtgttttcatttatatcaaagatATTGTTAATGCTACGTTAAAGttttaagaaataacactaaataataaataaaataaggaCATAAAAACCTACCTTGACGCTTGACTATGGGTGACAAATGTACAAATTTCGTCAAATCAGTGAAAGCAAAAGTgcacaaaagaaaataatattgaaaGTGCATTGTTCTAGATATGTCTGCTTGTTGATGTATCTAAGATTATATCTCAATAGTCTTTAACACTTATTTACTTCTAAAATTTACCTCGGTGACTGAAAAATTTTAAACGCAagtttaaaaaagttgtttttgatGAAGTCCTTGGCTTTATATCAATAAAAAGTAGGTCAAAAGTTgtttcagctcacctgtcacgtagtgacaagatgGGCTTTTGTGATagcctttcgtccgtccgtccatccgtccgtcgcccacaatttcttgtgaacacgatagagaccacattttgcaattgattttaatcaaacttgcacataatttgtattgacataatatttcggttcctttcgaaaactggccagctTCCATCATGggtaagaataataataatataaaaataataataataactttatttaaagaggataacatatttggctatagccagtctaacatattgTCCTCTAActtaataatgtaaaaattcatCCTATTATATACAGTAAAGTGAAAgacattaataaaaataatgtattatgaacaaattaattgtgttgcagccatatagagacatcagttatggtttgatttgattcaaacttgcaaaaagatatctttaacaacaatagatcttggattctcTTGGATTCTATAaagaatccgtcagatccaattatTGGtcccggagttacggcccctaattGACCCATGAAAGAGCAAAAAAGTGTTGATTTttatcttgtgaacacgatagaagtaacattttacatttaattttaaccattcttacacacaacttaagtcacaataagatctcggttcctttcaaaaaccggatatatttcatcatgggttctggagtaactgtccctgaaaggggcaaaattttctatttttgtccctttcagccatataaaggtttcatttatgctttgatttgatacagacttgcttggaatgtttatcttgatgatctctatgaccaagttcgaaactgggtcgtgtgggatcacaaactaggtcgccaggtcaaataaaaggaaaagcttgttaacacacatgaggccacatttatgaccctatctttatgaaacttggtcaaaattttatcttgatgattcctaggccaagttcgaaactgggtcatgtggggtcaaaacctaggtcactcactcaaatcaaaggaaaaccttgttaacacactagaggccgtacttatgaccctatcttcttgaaacttggtcagaatgtttatcttgatgcttcCAGGGccaggtttaacaggtgagcgatataggttcAGCTTGATCATCTTCTTTATTATCTTGTTAAAACTCACTGATGTTTCACTCatgttacaaaaacaaacataGCTGAGTTACACAGAAACAAAGTGCTATACTACCCTAAAATAGTATCAGTTTACACAAGCGGATTTTGTCCGCTGTTATTACTAAACAAATGGAACTCCATCTAATAAGCGTATCATGCTGAAAATGATGTTGTATCAGcttcttgaaaaacaagaaaatgtttttttatgaacTGGTTCATTCTCCTTATATCCTATATCTATCTCCTATTCAGCTGCAGATATTTTTAGTTGATTTGATATGAGCCATCGCCTTCCTTCGATTTTGCTAAAAATAATATCTCACATTTTCTTCTGTCCTGATATCCCttacaaatattttagataatgtAATACTTCAAGGTACAGTGACCTACTTTACTGAATGGGGATGTAAgcttaaatgtaattttattataagGTTACAGGctattttaagtaattatttatctGGTTTGGTCTTGGAACTTTTGATTTAGACCAGCCTCACCtactttataaatttatataattcttGTTAGATCACTAGAAACAGCTGACTTCCTGGTTTTGCAGACATGCTGTTGTTGTACTTGCAATGCATTGTGGGTAGTTGCTTAGCAACTACTGCCTAGACTTTGTTTACAttgttgtatatagaaatgtcgtttaactttaaagcaaatatGCTTTCTAGAAACTCACTTAAAAGGAAATTTGATGTTATCATTtagattatttatttttctttcttttcatactaattttatttatgatctttaatgttttaatagaaatattggcTTTAGTTTCCTTACAGTCTAAAGTTCACAGCTTCCACacatactgagaaattttcctcacttatcaggggaaggaaGTGTGCAAATACTATGATTAAGTCATTTTCGCTATTAGCGTTTTCTCCCCTGGTGAGCAAAAAGCGATAGCACTTTGATATCTGTTATCTCAAACAGAGA
This Mercenaria mercenaria strain notata chromosome 17, MADL_Memer_1, whole genome shotgun sequence DNA region includes the following protein-coding sequences:
- the LOC123537600 gene encoding uncharacterized protein LOC123537600 → MHFQYYFLLCTFAFTDLTKFVHLSPIVKRQAPSFHPTQVGTVKSDKITEASGLAASRKHPGFLYTHNDHGGHAEIYVISASSGHREATIELSGVTSNDWEDIAIGRCHAGPSDFCIYIGDFGDGGKGALNNIYRIAEPDAFQNHMHILVSSIDKLEFSWNQKDCETLMIDPNANLYIISKVHNAHGTIAALPNHAWGTGSRVDVSSTAILNIESPTFDPVGGDISFDGNEVLIKAHHAVFYWNMGGSNDYLATLQTPGTKVTYIDEPQGESVCWDASGLGYYTLSEGNNEHLYHYIRT